The proteins below are encoded in one region of Engraulis encrasicolus isolate BLACKSEA-1 chromosome 1, IST_EnEncr_1.0, whole genome shotgun sequence:
- the LOC134454484 gene encoding beta-galactoside-binding lectin-like, with translation MLTVKNMSFKTGQEMKITGKATSATGFSINIGHNEESVALHFNPRFCAHGDSNTIVCNSKKGGAWQTETRDSSFPFHTNEEFKVSIQFSGDSFNIKLSNGHNIHFPNRFGDSKFKHIHFEGDVRIHSFKIK, from the exons ATGCTTACCGTGAAAAACATGTCCTTCAAGACCGGCCAGGAGATGAAGATCACGGGCAAAGCTACTTCTGCCACCGG ATTCTCCATCAACATTGGCCACAACGAGGAGTCTGTGGCGCTGCATTTCAACCCTCGCTTCTGCGCTCATGGGGACAGCAACACCATCGTCTGCAACTCCAAGAAGGGGGGTGCATGGCAGACTGAAACCAGAGACAGCTCCTTCCCCTTCCATACCAATGAAGAGTTCAAG GTGAGCATTCAATTCAGCGGTGACTCCTTCAATATCAAGCTTTCCAATGGCCACAACATACATTTCCCCAACCGATTTGGGGATTCTAAATTCAAGCACATTCACTTCGAGGGGGACGTCCGGATCCACAGCTTCAAGATTAAATAA
- the LOC134449136 gene encoding galectin-2-like: MLTVKNMSFKTGQEMKITGKATSATGFSINIGHSEDSLALHFNPRFSLSTIVCNSKKGGAWESEARDSSFPFHANEEFKVSIQFSGDSFNIKLPNGHNIRFPNRFGDSKFKHIHFHGDVKIYSLKIK, from the exons ATGCTTACTGTGAAAAACATGTCCTTCAAGACCGGCCAGGAGATGAAGATCACGGGCAAAGCTACTTCAGCCACCGG ATTCTCCATCAACATTGGCCACAGCGAGGACTCTTTGGCGCTGCATTTCAACCCTCGCTTCTCGCTTTCAACCATCGTTTGCAACTCCAAGAAGGGGGGTGCATGGGAGAGTGAAGCCAGAGACAGCTCCTTCCCCTTCCATGCCAATGAGGAGTTCAAG GTGAGCATTCAATTCAGCGGTGACTCCTTCAATATCAAGCTTCCCAATGGCCACAACATACGTTTCCCCAACCGATTTGGGGATTCTAAATTCAAGCACATTCACTTTCACGGGGACGTCAAGATCTACAGCTTGAAGATCAAATAG